From the Planctomycetota bacterium genome, the window AAAGCGGCTATAACGCCCGGCTCATCAGCCCTAGGCAACAAAACCTGCGAAATTACCGCTATCAAAGAAGAAGCCAACTGAGCTCGGATTTGCTCTTGCTGTTCCTGCGGGAAGGCGTCTATCACACGATTGACAGTCCGCGCCGCGCCGGTAGTGTGCAGCGTCCCGAAAACCAAGTGTCCCGTTTCCGCGGCGGTAATGGCAGTCTGGATTGTTTCCAAATCCCTCATTTCCCCCACCAGTATAACGTCCGGGTCCATGCGCAACGCTTTAGTGATGGCTTCAGCAAAAGAGCCGATATCCGTGTATACTTCGCGCTGGGTAATAATGGATTTTTTATGCTCGTGGTAATATTCTATCGGGTCTTCAATCGTCACAATATGGCAATCGAATTCTACATTAATATAGTTTATCATGGCGGCAAGCGAAGTGGTCTTGCCGCTTCCTGTCGGACCGGTCACCAGGATAAGCCCCCTGGGACGCGACATCAATTCCTTAATCGTATCCACCGGCAAACCGACCTCATCCAGGCTCCTTATTTTGGAAGGAATGAGCCTTAAGACGATTCCGATATTTCCTTTCTGCTTAAAAACGCTCACGCGGAAGCGGGCTTTTTTCTCGAAAGCGAAGCCGAGGTCGCATCCGCCTTTTGACTGCACTTCCTGCTGCTTGCTTTCCGAGGTTATCGCCTTCATATAAGCGGTGGTATCGTCATTGGTCAGTTCCGGGATATTCAATTTGCGCAAACTGCCGTGCAGGCGTATAATCGGAGGGTTGCCTACGGTTAAATGCAAATCAGATGCGTTTTTATCAACGACCAATTGCAGAAGTTTATTAAGTTCTACTGCCATCTTATTTTCCCTTTATATAAGAACAGAAAACACAAACAATGGGGTTTAACCGGTTAAGCCATCAATACGCGATATCTTCGCGTTTGGTCATGAGAAGCACTTCTTCCACGGTGGTAATGCCATCCAAAACCTTGCGGACGCCGTCATGGAGCAAGTTGACCATTCCGTTCATAATCGCCTGTTCCCTTAATTTCAGGGTGGATTCTTTTTGGAAAGTCATTTCCCTTATGGTAGAGTTCATTTCCATCAATTCAAAAAGTCCCTTTCGCCCTTTGTATCCGGAATCCTTGCACTCCTTGCAGCCAATTGCCTGATAAATCGTCTTGCCGGCGATATCTTTTTCCGAAAGCCCCAAAGCAGCCAATTCTTCCTGGGTCGGCTGGTAAGGCTGTTTGCATTTAGGGCAAAGCACCCTGACCAGGCGCTGGGCCAATATCGCCTGTATAGATGTCGAAACAAGGAAAGGCTTGACACCCATATCAAGAAGCCTGGTAAGCGATGAAGGTGCGTCATTCGTATGCAGGGTGGAAAACACCAAATGGCCGGTAAGGGCCGCCTGTATGGCGATTTCCGCGGTTTCTAGGTCGCGGATTTCGCCGACCAGTATGATATTCGGCGCCTGCCTTAACATCGCCCTGATAATAGAGGCAAAGGTAAAACCTATATCCGTTTTTACACGGCACTGGTTGATTCCGGGAAGCACGTATTCCACCGGATCTTCCGCGGTGATTATTTTTACATTGGGTTTGTTTAACTCTTTAAGGGCGGCGTAAAGAGTGGTGGTCTTGCCGCTTCCTGTAGGGCCGGTCACCAGGAAAATGCCATTGGGCTTTTTAATAATACTCCGGAATTTCTGGTAATCTTCCGAATGGAATCCCAATTCTTCCAAAGTGACCAGAGCCTCTTTTTCCAGGAGCCTCATGACGATACTTTCGCCGTGGGAAGAGGGCAAGGCAGAAACGCGGATATCAAAATTCTTGCCGTTTAAAATCAGCGGAATCCTTCCGTCCTGGGGCTTCCTTTTTTCCGCGATATCCATTCCGGACATAAGTTTAACGCGCGAAAGCAAAGAACCCTGCAAACGCTTCGGTGGTGATTCTATCGGGACGCACATGCCGTCAATGCGGTAGCGAATCCTTAATTCTTTTTCCATCGGCTCGATATGAATATCGCTTACCCTGTTTTTCACCGCGTCAGCCAGTATCATCTGGACGAGCTTGATAATCGGTGCGTCATCGCCGGCCTCCTCATCCTCATCGGTTTTCCTGACAGAGACATCGCCTTCATCGGCGCCTCCGATAATGCCGTCCAATTCCGAGCCGACCGAACCGTAATATTTGGTCACCGCCCCGAAAAACTCTTCCGGGGTAGTCAGGACGCATTCCAAGTCCGCATTAAGTAAAAACCTGAGGTTATCCAGGACAAAAACATCAAGCGGCTCTATCGAGGCAATCGTCAGGGTGCGATCTTTTTTGGTCACCGGAATAATCTTATGTTCCATCGCAATATTCTTAGGAACAGTCTGGATGATTTCCTCCTTGATTCCACCGGTCGACAGGCGGACGAATCTAAGGTTATGCTGAACGGCCAAGGCGGAAGTAACCTGATTCTGGTTAGCCCAGCCTTTTTCGATGAGTATCTCGCCGATGCGCTTAACCGGTGTTTTCGCATCGCCTTTTTCCGAAGCGGCTTTTTCGGACATTTCCTGCTGTATTTTTAAAGCCTCTTTGACTTGTTCCGCAGTAACTACTTTTCTTTCCTTTAGTATCTCGCCGATTAATTTACGCTTCATAATAACTAAATATTATAAAATAAAACCAGTTTGTCAAGTCAATCCAGACTATTTTGCCTGCACAGGCGTTTGCCCGGATGACTTGGTATCGTAATATTCCTTGAAAGCCTCAAATGCCTTATCATCATAGAGGACGAAATAAACTGTTTCGAGGAGGGGATACTGCTTAACGAAGGATTCGGCAGTATCTATCATAATTTGGGCACAACGGGTAATGGGAAATCCGGCAACGCCCGTCCCAATCGCAGGGAAAGCGATTGACTTGATATTATTTTCTTTAGCCCTCATGAAGCTGTTATAAGTCGAGCTTTTAACGGAATCTGCCGTAGCCCATCCGCCCAATGCCATACTGGCGGCGTGGATGACATATTTGGCTTTAAGAGTCCCGCCCGTGGTAATTGCTGCTTCGCCTATCTGGATAGGAGCCTTGGTATTGCATTCAGCCTGTATTTTCGGACCTCCTTTTTGGCGTATGGCACCGGCAACGCCTCCGCCGAGAATCAAATCGTTATTAGCAGCATTGACGATGGCATCCACGGACATCTCGGTAATATCGCTTTTTACTATCTTTATCTTATCCATTATTTCTTAAATTAGGTGAGATTTTGCTCAAAGTTTCCTTTTCTTCAGGTGTTAAGTTTTTAAACACGGCGCTTTGTTTGGCAATCTTTTCCCGCCGGACGATTTCCCTGAAAGTGAGCTTAATATACCGCGCGCCCAGTTCGGAAATATTTAATTCTACAGGATAAAGCCTTAAAAGCGGGACTAAAGCGCGCTGGTCGCCCACTTTCCTGAGCGTTTCAATCACATCAACATGGACACGCTTGGTTCCATCGGCCAGCAACTGCAGTAAATCATCAAGCCCATCGCGCGTCCCAAGGTCACCCAGCAAATCATGTATGCGCAAGCGCACTGTTTGGTGAAAATCGCTCGGTTTTTTCCCGGTAGCTTCTGCAGAACCGTTCGCTTGGTTCCCATTAGAAGACGCTTTCTGCAGTTCCTGATTAATATTCTTGATATAGCCGATTAAAACCGGCACGGCACTTCTGTCATTCAACCTGATAAGTGTTTCCGTAATGCTTTCCAACAGGGTCAAATCCGTCGGTTTTTTAAAATCATTTATTTTCTTAAGCGCTTCAATCAAAGGCGGCACGGCCCGCTTGCCGATTTCTTCCAGGGCAGCGGAAACCTGGAACGCCAGAGTAGAATCCGTCGGATTTTTAAAAAGGATATCGACCAGCTTTTGTGCCGCAACCGTCCCCAGGCGGTTCAGGCGGGCAATAGTAGAATTTCTTATTTCAAGATCGGAAGAAAATATCCCCGGGACGAGAGACAGTATATCCGCATCGGAAACTTCCGATGGCATCTTATCATCAATCTTTTCCCAAAGCTTCAAGTTAAGCTTATCCAGTTCGCTGTGGTCCATCAAGTCGGGCATGCCCGACATTGACTCGCCATCAGGGTTTGTTTCTCCCATAATTCATTCCACCTCTCTAGCAATACTATACAAAATTTTCCGGAAATGTAAAGAGTAAAATTAGTTTTCTAGAAAGATTTTTTTAAGCGCGCCGGCTCCGAAGGCACGCTGAAATTGAGTTTCACGCGCGTAAATATTTTTCCGCATCCACTTCATCGCGTTTTAATTTATAAATTGCCTCTTTAATAACAACGGTATCGGTTATCCCGGCCGCGCGGCAAGCCCGTTCAAGCTGGTGCAAAACCTGTATGGCCAAACGAAAAGTCCGGACCAGGTCGCCATCTGCCGCGCTGGTCCATTCGTTCAAAGCTTCAAATGGAGTTCCGGTAGACCATGCATACGCCGCGCCACTCAATTTAAAATCAGGTTGTTTGGAAAGTTCCGTGATACCATTTTTCCTTTCTTCACGATCAATCCGGTTACTCACTTCCATAACCGGTTTATAAACATTGGTGAGCTGATATTTGGGAATCCTCTGGTACATCTCGCGCCGCTTGGATTCAAACACAATAGCAACACAAAGGATATTCAATTCATCTGGGGTAAGTTTTTCCAGAACCCTTCCTGCAAAAAGCTCTCCCATAATCAATTCATACCCGTAAATCTGTCGGGCGAAATGTCCCAAACCGGTCAGAGACTGCCCCCTTATATACCCCATCCGTTCCAACAGCCTTAATTTACGTCGGACCTGCTCAACCGTTTCGGCAAAACAGATTTCCCCTCTTTTAAAACCCCTATCTTTCGTTTTTCGATGGACGCGTATTTTAGGTTTAGCCTGGAAATTACTCAGGCTTTTGGCGCAGACATCATAAATATTCTCCTTAAGCTTATGGTAAAGATTCAAGAGGCACGCATAAGAAAGGTTGAATTGGCTTTTAACCGGCTCAATCGGTCCGGCGGTTATCTGTTCCACAAAATGAGGGCGAATATAAGGACGTTTAAGGTAGCTGTAAACAAAGCCGACCTCATCAACCCCGCGCCGGCCGGCACGCCCGGCCATTTGATGGTAATCCCTGCTTTTTATAAAATTCCGCCTGACACCGTCAAATTTAATTAAATCATCGAATATTACGGAGCGGGCGGGCATATTCACACCGACCGCAAAAGTTTCCGTGGCAAAAAGTAGTTTTATCAACCCCTTAGTAAAAAGCTGTTCCACAATTTCCTTCAAGGTCGGCAACATCCCGGCATGGTGAAACGCCACGCCGTTAGAGATTAACGATGAAATAAAACCGACCGATTCATTAGAAAACTCCAAACCGTATTTCAGGCATAATTCGGAAAAAATCTCTTCGGCTTTTTGCTTTTCCTCATCATTCAACAAACCGCGTTTTAGGTTAGTTTCCGCTCGTCGCTCGCAATCTTTCCTGTTAAAGAGGAAATAGAGACATGGCAGCTGGTTTTGTTTCACCACATAATCAACAACCGAATCGCGCACGGTGCGATTCCATTTAAATTCGACAGGAGACACTGCTTCGGTCATGCTTTTTATCTTATTCAATGTCTTTATGTTGCCAACCCCGATATTTTCTAGGAACAACAAATGACGCAAAGGCACCGGACGCTGGAATTCCTCAATCACCACCAAATTATCATTACGGACATTTTTAATCCATCTGCCGAGCGTATTGATATTGGGTATAGTGGCACTAAGAGCTATGATTTTAATCTCTTTGGGCGCGAAAATAATGCTTTCTTCCCAGACAGTGCCGCGCTCCTCATCGTCAAGGTAATGGACCTCGTCGAAAATGACGTATGAAACGTCTTTCAGCCTTTCCGGATTTTCCAAGATGCTATTGCGGAATATTTCAGTGGTCATGATGAGCGCACGGGCATCAGGATTAATTGTTACATCGCCGGTAACCACACCGATATCATTCCCGTACTCACGGCTAAAATCGCGGAATTTCTGGTTGCTGAGCGCTTTTATCGGAGCGGTGTAAACGATACGCTTACCTTCCTTCAGGATTTTTTCCAGGGCGAATTCTGCGATAAGGGTTTTTCCTGCACCGGTCGGAGCGGCCACCAGCACAGACTGGTTGCGTGATATTGCTTCAATGGCTTTTTCCTGAAATGGGTCTAACTTAAGACCTCGGTATTCCATCTATTTTTTCTGGCTTTCTTCTGCGGGCGCTGGTGTGGGTTCGGTTTTTCTCTTGGATTTTTCCGCTTCTTCCTTTTTTTTCGCCTCTTCATCTTCCTTCTTCTTTTCTTCCACTCCTTTTTCCCATTCTTTGAATTTATCGGCAAATTCCCGCTCCTCCTGGGAAGGCACTACTTTTAAACGAATAAAACGACTTATGATTTCATCATATCTTTGTTCATTCCATTTATCGGGAGGGAATTTCTCGACCAGTGCCCGGCGATCCAGCACGGCTTTCAATTCCAGTGATTTCAACCAGTCGTCATAAACTTTTAAGAACTCCTTTTCGTCAGCGCTACGGTAGCTTTCCATTTTTTCAAGTATATCGGTTTTCCTATCCTCACTCCAACCTTCATCAGGATTGAATTTTTTCAGTATCGCCATCAGCTTTTCCCGTTCTTTTTCTTCTTCCGTCTTTTCCGGCACCTCCGGAGGGGTGCCTTCCTTGATTGTAGTTTCCTTGGATTGGACAGGCTGAACAACCGGTTCATCTTCCCGCCAGGTTTTTTCCAGCCTTTCTGTTTTTTCCTTTTCTATCTGCTCTTTTTCCTTATCGGTCAACGAATCGAGTGTCTCTATCTTCTGGATGTTATTTTTATAAACGCTGATATTGCCGTCAAAATCCGGGTCGTCATAAGAAACATCAAGCGTGATTTTTTCCTTGGTGATTACCTTAACAATGCCGGAAATCTGTGAACCCGTTTTTGGGGTAATCCTGATGTGATCATTAACCTTGATATTGGCGAACGAATCCGCATCTTCGGCAAAAACCGGCGCCGCTAAGCAGGCGACTATGCACAATAAAATGCCCAAAGCATGGCTAAAGGTGTTTTTGTAAAACATATTTCTCCCTCCCTTTAAACCTTACTCCTGCAAATAAATAAGCAGGTTTCTGTGCGCCAGTAGTATGATATCATCCTTTTTATCGTTGTTGATATCGATGATTTTTATATCGCGCGGTTCGTTAACCGGCAGGTTGCGCCAGCGATAATCCTCGCTTTCCTCATCCAACAAATCTGTTTCCGGGTCTTCAAAAACCTGGAACGTCAACTCCTGGTTTAATTTATTTTTTTCATCTATCGAAAGTATCTCCATATTATGCCGTTTGCCTTCTATCAAAACCACGTCTTTTTTCCCGTCGCCGTTGACATCGCCAATAGCGTACCTGGTATAAACCCCGCGTTTAATCCGCGTGGCATAATCAGCCAGAGGCTCAAACTGCGGGTCAGTCACATCGGAATAAAGTATACCGAACCGCTCCTGCCCAAACAACATTATATCCTTTTTCCCATCGTTATTCATATCTTCGGCAAAAATATTTTTGATCGTCAGGTAACTTATCTCGATATTTTCTAAGATTTCATAAACGCCCTGGACATTCTTTTTAAGGATTGTCAATAACTTAAGCTGGCTATCGTAAAGGATGACTTCGGGTATTTTATCGCTATCCAAATCAAAAGTAAAAGCGGTTTGGACAACCGATTCTGATGACTTACCGTTATACTGGTCTATAACCTGAGGGCTTCCGCCGTTCCAGTCAAGCGAGCGTACAAAATTATTCTGCGAAATAAGCATCTCGTTTATACCATCACGGTTAACATCCCCCCAAGTAAGCTCGACCGGATTAAGCTTATTTAACAAGCTTGTCAAGGCTGTATTGCCAGTCGTAATATCCTTGAAAGAGCCGTCTTTTTGTTGTGTGAATATGATCGGAGAACTCATCTGGAAAAACAAAATTAAATCAGGCTGTTTATCATTATCAACATCTATTGCTTTAATTTCATCCACGACAGTCCCTTGCTTTGCGGTGAGTTCGATTTTCTGCGTCTGGGACCATTCTCCTTTTTCATTTAGGCCCATTACAAAAATAAATCCTTTTTCCGCTTTTTCGTTACGCGCGCCATAAACAAGGTCGAGCTTTTTATCCTGATTCATATCAGCAATGACAAATGCCGTCGGCGTTTCTTCCGGCAGGAAAAGCGGTTTCGGGAAAGATAATCTTCCCTCGGGCGTCATTTGCACAAAACTAATGCACTTCTCTTTAGAGCTGATAATTACCACCTCGTTTTTCCCGTCGTTATTAATATCGCCGATTGCGGCATTCTGCATACCCATGAGCGAAGGATAAACCTTTTTTTCAGCCAGATTGCCTGATTCATCCTGCAAATACAGGCTGATTTCCGCCCGGGAGCTATCCACATAAACCACATCGAAAAGCTTATCAGCGTTAACATCGCCTATTGCCAGACCTTTAGAAGAACCGATACCGATCTTAAAGAAATAATCACGGCTACGGCTTAAATTGAATTTCTTCTTTTCGTCAGGTTTTAATTCATCTGGTTTAGAAAAGCGATAGATTTTAAAGGCATTAGTCTGTGCATGCATTGCAAGCATCTCGTTTCTCTTATCTCCGGTAATATCCTCGAAATCACCTATTCTGATACCCTCTATTTTCTGGGTTATTTCCGGTGCAAAACAAAAATTAGTTAGCTGTTTACGAAAAGACAGCAATTGTCCACTTGGCTCAAAGAATATCAAATCCTTTAAGCCGTCTCCATCGGCATCCGCCAGGTGAAAATCCGCCACTTTCTTCATGGTGTTTTCATATTTCACCGCCTTACGGAAAGACCGGTCCTTTTCGTGGAGAATAATATTAATATCCTCATTATTTAAAACGATAATCTCATCTTTCTTATCGTTATTGATATCCTCGACCTTAAGAAGGCTGCCCCGGTTATCCAACTCTATTTCCTTTGGAGAAGAAAACGCCCTTTTATCCTTCTCGTGAAAAAGGATATTAACCTTGCCATCGCTATCAAGGAAAACAATATCAACCAACCCGTCGCCGTTGACTTCTCCGGTAGTCATCCCTGAAGCAGCTTTTTCCATGACGAAAGATTCCTGCATAAACCTCGGATCTAACTTATCTGTCTGGTAGAATACGGACACCTTTTTTTCCGTGCCGTTAACTACCAGAAAATCAAACCGTCCATCTCCATCAAAATCCTGTATACGAAGGTTATTCATGTTTTCCCCGATTTTAATAGTCTCAGGGCCCAGGAATCCGTATTTTTCGGAAACACGCTTGATTTCATCCCGATTGAGCCTGGTTTCCCCTGTTGCTTCCTCCCCAACCGCCAGTAATCTGGATGCGGCCACAAAAACCATGCTCATTATAGACAGGATGCATATGGCAAAAAGAACGTTTCTTTTATTTATCACCTCTCCCCCCCATTATTCTGAAATCAACCTGATATAATCCCTCGACATAAAACCATCTTTAACGGGATAAAACTGCCCGAAAGATTTCAATCCGGCAAGGTGTTTTTTAATCGTTTCAATTTTAGGCATAAGCTTCAGTAATTCTTCTTCCGGACCGGGATCCTTCGGTTTCTGGAATCTTTTATTCATCTCGGAAACCTTATTGAAAAGATTCTCCATCAATTCAACATATTTCACCCAATCCATATACGACACAAAAGTTTTATTAGCATCAATTTTGTTCTTGATCAGTATTTTGGCGAAATCCGCATCAGCCAGCAAAGAGCCTTTGTTTTTACCGGCAAGCGCATCCGCAACCGTGCGAAGATAATCAGCTGGAAAAGCAAACACAAAGGTATCATTGGTAAAGAAATATCCGGCCAATTCCTTCCCTGCCGGCGCTTCGCCTTCGTCTTCTTCCATCCCCATACCACCGCCGCCAAAATTAGATTCGACTATGTGCAAAGTAACCCCATTATAGTCTTTCTCTTTCAAGCTGACAAATCCGCCTTCGGCAAATATCTTTTTTACAACCTGGTCATGAGCTTTTTTAAACTTATCTGCCTGTTTGATATTCCCGATAATTGCAATCTTCATCGGGAAAAAGCTCGTTAAATCCATTGGATCGGCTTTGCCCGCATTCGGTAAATCCTCCAATATCGCAAATTCGCTCCCGAAAGCTCCGATGATATCATCCTTAATCTTAAGCCCAATCTCTTCTTCGCCCGACTGCATTTCTTTCATCATCATATCAAATTCCTCTTTGGGCACCACTTTGGAAAGCACATCCATCACTTCATCATAGATTTCCGTAGGGGAAACAGCCATGCCTAAATAAAGAAGCGTTTCCTTGGGAACAGCCTTCATGGTATTGAATTCTGCGGTAGCTGAAGAAGAAAGTATTTTCCATATTCCACGCTTGGCGCCTGGAATATCGAGATAAGTAAAACCAACCATCCCATCTCCTTCAAAGCGGCTTGAACCGGCTAAGCTCTTCAAATCACCCAGTCCGGTAAGTTCAATCACCTTTTCCACAGTCTTGTTTAACTCATCTATCGCTTCCGGTGAAGTTGAACCGTATTTCATGTTTTCTTTAACAATCCATTGCTTAAGCATTACAACCAACGGCGAGACATTGACAAAAAACGTCTGGAGCCTTTCTTCGCCTATTTCAGCAACTATTTTCTTATAGGAAGCAACCGTATTCAAAGACTTATTTGCCCCTTCGCCTTTATAATTGTCAATCACCTTCTTAAATCCCTTTTCCCCGTAAGCCAGGAAAAAGATGTCATCCATATAACCGTATGAAACGTTGAGAGATACTTTCTTTTCATAGAACGTAAAATATGAAACTTTTTTGTATTCATCTGCTTTTTTATAAATCTCTTTTTCGGTCAGCTGGGTGCAAATTTTATCTATCAGGTTGTCTAGCGCCTCCTTATTGGAACCCGCACGGGCAAGAAAAACCACGTGGGGGACAGGAGTAATATCTTCAACCTCAACTTCTTTCTTCACATAATCATCCGCTTCCTCATCCCATTCATACTTGGTCACTTTTTTTGTGCCGGTTTTTAATTCAATAGTGTCCAGGATAAAGGCAACCTGACCGCTGAAAACCGTTCCGAGCGCAGAAGTGATTTCTTTCAGCGAAATCTGGGTTTTTGCAGTAACCTCTTTTTCGAATTCTTTTTGTATCAACTCCATCGCCTTATCCGTAAACTTTTTGACCTCTGGATCATTCCACAAGTTATTTATAAAAGATTTTTCTATAACATCACTTACGCGTGCCATATCATCAATTGAATAATACACATAGACATTTTCCGGAACAAAGCTGTCAAAATTAGGCTTCATTTCCGGCGCCTGTGCTCCTAAGAAAAGGCACAGCACTATTGCCATGCACAGGGCCGTTAAAACGGTCAGTTTTTTCATATGCATTCTCCTTCTCCCCAAAATCTGGGGCAGGTCGCCTAAAAGGCAACTTTTTATTTCTTCTTATCTTTCTTCTTATCTGCATCATTAGTTGACGCAGACTTCTTACGTGGAGCCGGGCAATAACGGTAACCGTAATTCGGGTTATCCTTATCGTAAGCATAAGCCTCTATGCTCTTGATAAACTCAAGAATATAATTACTGGGCAAACCAAAACCAAGCCCTTCATAATAAGAAACACCATAGGTAACCAGCCCGATTACCTCTCCATGGGCATTAAGAAGAGGACTCCCGCTGTTGCCCGGATTAATCGGCGCGGTTGTCTGCATATAAGGCAACCCGCGGATATCCCTGCCGCGGGTGCTGACAATCCCTTCAGAAATAGTCCGCTCCAAACCCAAAGGATTCCCGAAAGCAAAGGTCGGATCACCCTTTTTGACCTGGTTAAAATCACCTATCATCACCGGCATCAAGGTCAAATCCTTTAAATCAGCCTCTTTAATCTGGAGAAGCGCGATATCAAAATAACGGTTGAAACCGAGAATAGTCACTTCATCAATTTTCTTCTTATCTACGGTGTTGCCTTTCTGCTGGTAGATAGTAATGCCGATTTTAGTCTCGCCTGCAATAACGTGGTGGTTGGTAATAATATGCCCCTTTGGGGTGATGACAAAA encodes:
- a CDS encoding macro domain-containing protein, whose protein sequence is MDKIKIVKSDITEMSVDAIVNAANNDLILGGGVAGAIRQKGGPKIQAECNTKAPIQIGEAAITTGGTLKAKYVIHAASMALGGWATADSVKSSTYNSFMRAKENNIKSIAFPAIGTGVAGFPITRCAQIMIDTAESFVKQYPLLETVYFVLYDDKAFEAFKEYYDTKSSGQTPVQAK
- a CDS encoding type IV pilus twitching motility protein PilT; amino-acid sequence: MAVELNKLLQLVVDKNASDLHLTVGNPPIIRLHGSLRKLNIPELTNDDTTAYMKAITSESKQQEVQSKGGCDLGFAFEKKARFRVSVFKQKGNIGIVLRLIPSKIRSLDEVGLPVDTIKELMSRPRGLILVTGPTGSGKTTSLAAMINYINVEFDCHIVTIEDPIEYYHEHKKSIITQREVYTDIGSFAEAITKALRMDPDVILVGEMRDLETIQTAITAAETGHLVFGTLHTTGAARTVNRVIDAFPQEQQEQIRAQLASSLIAVISQVLLPRADEPGVIAAFEIMLSTSAIEHLIRENQTHKIVSAIQTGRNQGMVLLDDFLFDLYKKKKITYQVMKDASQNPADIEVKIQEYSKQQQASFKK
- a CDS encoding VCBS repeat-containing protein; translation: MINKRNVLFAICILSIMSMVFVAASRLLAVGEEATGETRLNRDEIKRVSEKYGFLGPETIKIGENMNNLRIQDFDGDGRFDFLVVNGTEKKVSVFYQTDKLDPRFMQESFVMEKAASGMTTGEVNGDGLVDIVFLDSDGKVNILFHEKDKRAFSSPKEIELDNRGSLLKVEDINNDKKDEIIVLNNEDINIILHEKDRSFRKAVKYENTMKKVADFHLADADGDGLKDLIFFEPSGQLLSFRKQLTNFCFAPEITQKIEGIRIGDFEDITGDKRNEMLAMHAQTNAFKIYRFSKPDELKPDEKKKFNLSRSRDYFFKIGIGSSKGLAIGDVNADKLFDVVYVDSSRAEISLYLQDESGNLAEKKVYPSLMGMQNAAIGDINNDGKNEVVIISSKEKCISFVQMTPEGRLSFPKPLFLPEETPTAFVIADMNQDKKLDLVYGARNEKAEKGFIFVMGLNEKGEWSQTQKIELTAKQGTVVDEIKAIDVDNDKQPDLILFFQMSSPIIFTQQKDGSFKDITTGNTALTSLLNKLNPVELTWGDVNRDGINEMLISQNNFVRSLDWNGGSPQVIDQYNGKSSESVVQTAFTFDLDSDKIPEVILYDSQLKLLTILKKNVQGVYEILENIEISYLTIKNIFAEDMNNDGKKDIMLFGQERFGILYSDVTDPQFEPLADYATRIKRGVYTRYAIGDVNGDGKKDVVLIEGKRHNMEILSIDEKNKLNQELTFQVFEDPETDLLDEESEDYRWRNLPVNEPRDIKIIDINNDKKDDIILLAHRNLLIYLQE
- the tadA gene encoding Flp pilus assembly complex ATPase component TadA, with translation MKRKLIGEILKERKVVTAEQVKEALKIQQEMSEKAASEKGDAKTPVKRIGEILIEKGWANQNQVTSALAVQHNLRFVRLSTGGIKEEIIQTVPKNIAMEHKIIPVTKKDRTLTIASIEPLDVFVLDNLRFLLNADLECVLTTPEEFFGAVTKYYGSVGSELDGIIGGADEGDVSVRKTDEDEEAGDDAPIIKLVQMILADAVKNRVSDIHIEPMEKELRIRYRIDGMCVPIESPPKRLQGSLLSRVKLMSGMDIAEKRKPQDGRIPLILNGKNFDIRVSALPSSHGESIVMRLLEKEALVTLEELGFHSEDYQKFRSIIKKPNGIFLVTGPTGSGKTTTLYAALKELNKPNVKIITAEDPVEYVLPGINQCRVKTDIGFTFASIIRAMLRQAPNIILVGEIRDLETAEIAIQAALTGHLVFSTLHTNDAPSSLTRLLDMGVKPFLVSTSIQAILAQRLVRVLCPKCKQPYQPTQEELAALGLSEKDIAGKTIYQAIGCKECKDSGYKGRKGLFELMEMNSTIREMTFQKESTLKLREQAIMNGMVNLLHDGVRKVLDGITTVEEVLLMTKREDIAY
- a CDS encoding DEAD/DEAH box helicase translates to MEYRGLKLDPFQEKAIEAISRNQSVLVAAPTGAGKTLIAEFALEKILKEGKRIVYTAPIKALSNQKFRDFSREYGNDIGVVTGDVTINPDARALIMTTEIFRNSILENPERLKDVSYVIFDEVHYLDDEERGTVWEESIIFAPKEIKIIALSATIPNINTLGRWIKNVRNDNLVVIEEFQRPVPLRHLLFLENIGVGNIKTLNKIKSMTEAVSPVEFKWNRTVRDSVVDYVVKQNQLPCLYFLFNRKDCERRAETNLKRGLLNDEEKQKAEEIFSELCLKYGLEFSNESVGFISSLISNGVAFHHAGMLPTLKEIVEQLFTKGLIKLLFATETFAVGVNMPARSVIFDDLIKFDGVRRNFIKSRDYHQMAGRAGRRGVDEVGFVYSYLKRPYIRPHFVEQITAGPIEPVKSQFNLSYACLLNLYHKLKENIYDVCAKSLSNFQAKPKIRVHRKTKDRGFKRGEICFAETVEQVRRKLRLLERMGYIRGQSLTGLGHFARQIYGYELIMGELFAGRVLEKLTPDELNILCVAIVFESKRREMYQRIPKYQLTNVYKPVMEVSNRIDREERKNGITELSKQPDFKLSGAAYAWSTGTPFEALNEWTSAADGDLVRTFRLAIQVLHQLERACRAAGITDTVVIKEAIYKLKRDEVDAEKYLRA
- a CDS encoding trypsin-like peptidase domain-containing protein, giving the protein MYKKYLTILILVSLVILPIYAEEVTLKNGEKMTGKVVKQNDKSLFLDVGFTIIDIPSDEVAKVEKTSTETPPSDDAKSEPAEFKDLVSYITQPRRIVKRVYSATEVANKHNDSIVAVNVGGSLRGSGFVITPKGHIITNHHVIAGETKIGITIYQQKGNTVDKKKIDEVTILGFNRYFDIALLQIKEADLKDLTLMPVMIGDFNQVKKGDPTFAFGNPLGLERTISEGIVSTRGRDIRGLPYMQTTAPINPGNSGSPLLNAHGEVIGLVTYGVSYYEGLGFGLPSNYILEFIKSIEAYAYDKDNPNYGYRYCPAPRKKSASTNDADKKKDKKK